The following DNA comes from Cheilinus undulatus linkage group 4, ASM1832078v1, whole genome shotgun sequence.
AGCATGCAGCGTATATTTActgaagtgaaataaaaatatgtccgCTCATTGGACATATAGAAAAACTTTAAGAACTTTTGATTTGAttataaagggacttaataaaACATATTTGCTGATAGGTGAATGAAACAGGAAGCAGGGGCAGAGGCTGTGGCAAAGAAGAAAATTGCAGCGCAACATCAATACAACAAAAACCTGCATCTTCATGTACAAGTATGTCAAGTTGTCAAAGTATTTCCAAGTTTTTTAGTGTGTAACCACTGTGAACCAATTAGGAAATCTCATCTTCTTTCTGTCACTGCCTCATTCGTAACCACTGGCCCTCTTTCCCTACTTGATTGCCCTCATGACTGTCTGACCAAAAAAGATTTTAGTTGGACTAGGGTTCATTGACAAACTAATTGACCAGCCAGCTGGAGGGTGGCAGCCTTAATCACTCGTAACTTGCTTACTTcgatttttttcttcacaaaaTGGAAGAAGAGCTGTTCAGCTCACTACAAAcatggtgtattttctgttaGTCCATTATTGCTGCAGTCGCACAGGGAAGTGAAGACTTTCAACCAATCACGGGCTTAAGGGAGTCAAGCTCCACTTTAGCAGATAGGTACTCTTGGTACCCAAACTAAAGAGTGCCAAAAAAGTATGATGTTGTGGATCAGTTATTTTGGCACCTCTCCCAACTTTTGACGCAAGTGAATGCATATTGAACCAAATaagactgcttggtggaaatgcaCTATAAAAAAGAATAATCATGAACATTCAAGTTAATTAATGTGCTGTAATGTATATTTGCACAACAAGAAGTGTGACACCATCCTACAGAATTAATCTTCTCAGCACTTTGAGGTGATTCATTAGTCTTCAGATAATGTGGTGTCTGTAGTATGATAAAAATAGCAGTGGCTATGCTGTGTGGTGGCTGTGGGCTTGTTTACTTTTTTGCCCGGGGGAGGAAAAGTTGTGCCCTGCTGAGTCTTAATGCAATTGGAAGTCCATGGTCAAACTTTGGCCACAAAAGCTTAAGATACGACTCGACTACAGATACATTATTGCCGCAAAATGGGCATATGTTTTAGAGcatgacatttatttttaactcaaTTTATTTAAACTCTTCCTTTAAGCCTGGCTTTGTGCTCAAAACTGCCTCTTTGATTTTAGACTGTGTGAGCAGAGCAGTTGTGATTGGTAAGTTCTGTACCTGTTTCCTAGTGGTTggtttatcagaaaaaaatcccagagaagAAATAAgtgtgcagagaaaaaaaaaagagaggggCAGCTTCACAAGTAAACAGAAGCAACCCACTTAAGAAGAGAATGATTTTGAGCACAAGTGCAGGAAATGTGAGCAAGCAACCGAAGATGTGAGAGCAAGCAAACATTTTGAGCACAAAAccatgttttaagaaaaaggttgaagaaaaaacagagttCAAATCAATAAGTCATTCTcttgaaacattaaaatgcccttttgagttttgcaacaataatgactccaacCTTGACCCATTATTTGAAGAATTCTTTCAGATGCTCAGCAGAACAGAAAAGTTTGTTTCTCAGGGGTGGGATGCATTCATGCTCTTGTCGGTGAAGCAGCAGCGGTAAGGATCCTGATGGTGGACAATCATATTTGTGGAATTATCCCTAACGGAGCAGTTGTGTGTGTAATTGGAGGATGCTTCTAGTCATCACTGCTGATGGGGAAAAGGCATCAAAGGGAGTGTTAGGATACACCCTGTTCATCTGGTgatgtgtgcgtgtttgtgttcATGTGCGCCTGAGTGCATATGTGTGTTCGTGAGCTAGCTTTGCTTCAAGAGTTCAGGTTATATAGCAGCTGATGTGTCTTCAGAAGGACACAAATACATCCAGTCCAAGTTTGATCCGATTCAAGTGTGCACAATGACATCAGAACATAATCCATGGTTCAGTCCAGGTTCATTTAAATCTCATCGTCGTCAGCATAGATTGATCCAAAAAGAAAGAGTCAATTTTGTTGACTCTTTCTGGTGCAGGGGTCTCAGAGGAAGGggttgtggctgtgtgtgtgggtCTGGGACTGAGTGCGAGGTGCCGGTcggggagagagggggaggaggggctGCGGGAGGTTGGAAGGAATGTCCAGGAGTCCTGCAGGAGGTTGtgtgagagaggaggggaggattGGTGGGTGGTGATGTAGAGGGAGGGGCAGCGACGGGCTGTAAGAGAGCATGTGGGGGGGCAGAGGGGACGTGGAGTGTGGTCGCATTTGGTTGAGGGTGAGGCGAGGCTGGTCGCAGTGGAAGGGGTTGGTTGGAGACGGAGCACTCAGACCtgaaaagaagtagaaaaagcAGTAAGAAGAGAAATAATAAAcaatgggcctcattcaccaatatcTTTCTAAGACTAAGCTCTTAAAGTGCTGAATTGCTTGCACCTGTGTTCTTGAGGTTAATGAATGCTAGGTGCTTGAAAGCTGGAAGCATTTGCAGGTATCTCGTAATTAGCATAAAAAACAGTCCTTTTaagcccatataagggcatgagactacAAGGCAGTGTGCATACACAGAAGGTGAACAGGAgtaagaggagaggaggaaaaatgtCAGCAACACCCAAATTGAAATAAACTGTAAAACCAGTCACaatactttaaatatttcagtagTTCTAAAGTGGATGTATGCTGCTTCAAATGACACCAAAGAGGATGATTAAATCCTGTTATCAGCACCAATAGTGAATATCAAATATACTCCATTTATTGGTTTAGATCAAACAGTGCAGACAGTGCTTCATCAGAAAGAACATGCAACATACTGTTATAAGAAAAGGATGCATTCCAgatgagtaaagaaaaaaaaaaaagacttaaactgGTTGAGGGGGGAGTCAATTTTCTAAAGTGAGtgacactgaattaaaatgcacATTATAATAACGGCTGATGCCTCAAAGTAGTGCTAATCAGtccaaattaaacattttacactTTTGCTGCTCTGGAGCGAAGAAAAAATCACAGATAAAACTTTGGTGAATGTCAGCACCTTCTTAAACACTATGCAAGaaggttttaaaaacagatttcttcagcTAGTTTCTTCTAGTTTCTTCTTCAGCTCATGCCTGTTTCTTCAGCAGGCATAGCTTCAGCTAAGGAGGCCCAAGAATTTTCTGTTTAAGAAGCATGCAAATTCTTGTGCAGTCATTTACCTGAGAGGAAAGGGTTGTTGTGCGTCTTGTTAGGGGGGTTAGACGGTATCAGAGCGTCTAAGTTGACAAGTGAAGCCCCTGTGGGTCCCAGGAAGGCCTCTGGGGTTCGACACACACGTGTGGGTGGGGCGCTGAGCGGAGGAGCCAGCCGGGATAGGTCGAACATCTCTGGGCTGGATGACTCTCGCCCATTTACCAGGGGTTTCACTGGCGTGTCCGTCCCAAATGGATCTGGTTTAGAATCTGCTTCAACAAAGGGGTCGGACTCCATCTTTACCCCAAACAGCTCAGCTTCTGCAAGAAAAACAGAACGCAGGAATGGTTAAatggtgctgtgtaaaatttgTGGGCCTTTTAATTCCTGCATCACTTAAGAGAAATTTCTTTAGATTTGTTGCAAAAGAGGAGCTATTGGCGGGCGGAAATCTTGTGCTTATTTCTGTGTCATTAAGGCAGCATAAAAAATCTTAGTGGCTCTACTCCTATGTGTGTAAACCAGTtcaaaatttctgtgaaaatttttttcaaaggggAGACAGACAGCTTACACCACAGTTCTAGAAAACATACAACTATACAAGTATTCATGCTACTGTGATCATCCTTGGGacatttaatacatttaaaacaattttaccACAAAGTTTTGCTATGCATATTGCTGAAGACACCACAGTATGCTCTAGCTAGTCCTACTGCGCTGTTTATTTACAGTACTCCTAGTGGAATGAAGAATATTTGAGGAGAGGACATATTACTTCTGTAAGAccctgttttttattgtaaacaATTTTCAGACCTCTTTTACTCCCACTGCCATAACATCTTAAGTAAACAAAAAAGTCCCCTAACCATCAGCACTGCTACTGCCATATTTAGTTATGGACTTGAACTTAAGCATACGAACAAGGTTAATTTACACACTTCTGTACTttaaatttgatcttttttaagTATTGCATTAGCTATTTTTTAACTCTCGCTTTAAGGATGCatcctttttttgtcagttttatgttttaaatgttgaacATTATATGTTAATGTTGAATTGTGTGCCACTTCATGTCGTTCTTCACACTACCAGTGGGACTTGCAGGTTGAGGGGAGGACACTTGAGGAACCTCCGGTTTTGGCTTCTCCTCTTCCTGGTCAACAAATGGATCAGCCACATCGCCATctgaatgttaaaataaaacagttgaATATTAAGAAGTGTGTAGaagtaaaagttttaaatgttaatgaataCTGATGAGGGAACTGTTTTCTGAAAGTTACTTCTATCTGTCGGACTGTCCCACACATGGTTGACAGGACTGGAGGAGACGGGTGCTGCTTCCCAGGGGTCTGAGTGGGAGTTTGCACATGGAGCCCATGGATTGGATGCTGTTGAAGACGAGGGAGGGGCCGTCCAAGGGCTACCAATCACAGGAGTGCTAGAGTGGACTGCTGTGAAGAGTGACACATCAAGGACAGAACAGTTAACTCGTTAAAAGGAACTATTCATGATAAGACAAGTTCAGCTTATTGAATTGAGATCTGTATCTCGATGTGGGGATGTGGTGATTTCGTCtacacttgttttattttggtgatttcCGGTTCTGTTGTCCTGGGTTTGTGTAGTTAACTGTGCTCTGCTTTTCCTGAGGCTGCTTCCCTTCCCCCCGTGGCACTGAGGGTAATTGATCACACCTGCGACTGCTCTGCAATCAAGCTCTCCCTCAAGAAGGCTGCAGACTCTCGCCTCAGCGCCAGAGTATTGTCCACCTCTCACCGTGGTACTTTGGCTCAATCTCTGGTTTCCTCTATATGCTCATTTCAAGTAATTCTTCTAGTGCAAGTGTTTGCCTTGATTCTAACCACGCCCAAACCCAGCGCGCTCTCTCACTGGAGCCCTTCACTACCCCGGACTCATGGACCCGCCTCCCCGCCCCCTTTCCTGCACTATTATGTTGtcaataaatctgtcaaaactcGTAATCCTGGTCTGCCTTCTGGGTTCAACACACCACACACGCAACAAGCAAGATAGATAGAATATTTATTCTTCTTCCATATTCAGGTTGATTGTACAAAATATCAGGACAGAAGAAGAtactaaactaaaaaaatgtaggCTACTGGGCTGTGTGGGGAAACTCAAACAGACTACTCAGTAGTTTTGAATAAAGTCACCTTTACTAGCTGtatattaaaatgattaatagaTAATTCCATCAATGGGCCTAGTTATAACGCAGAGGAATAAAGTGCAATAATCTGTTATGACTTATTAAGAAACTTACATTTTTCTGTGCAAATattgttttactattttatcaGTAAGttttgaaaacaggactttcACTTGTAACACTGTAGCACTATATTGTATAGGCAACTATTAGTCCTAAGTGCATTGCTAACCTTGATTTCTGCCATTTGTCAAAGAATGGAGAGATTCCTCTGCATTCTGATCTGAAATATTATCTAAAATTTGGTGTCTTACctgttttaaagcagtggtaAATTTTTCAGCGCACTGATTCTAAGTTCACACAGTTCTGTTCTCTACTTATCAATAATAAACTGGATAATAAACTGGAAAGAGATGGTGCTGAAGATCTAGCATCATATTGTGCTGCTGAGTGGGTCAGTCAATGACTTTCTACCCACCTACAGAGTCCCAGGGGTCAGAGGTGATATCACAGGTGGGCTGGGTAGAGTTCCAAGGGTCCCTGGGTGGAGGTTTGTTCTCTGATGAGGGCCCAAATATGTCCACCAGATCCAGCATGGCTGACTACAGACAGAACAAAAGTGTTTCTGAGAAATTTGAGACAAAAATCAATAGTTTGTGCTGTTGAAAGGTTTTCAAACCTTGCACATCTCTAAAtgagagcagcagaaaaaaggttCATATTCATAGGTGATATAACATAATACATGTTCAAAGTACAGTGAGAAAACTACTCAAACAAAAgcattaaataaaaagaagataACATATCATTAAATGTGTGAGAGTAAAACATGATTTTCTCTGACCTTTATCTGACCTTGTGAAAATATCAACGCTCCATCAGTCAAAGAATGGCTAAACAGCcctttgacacttttatttttaagtctattttccaatatttttcaAAGCACCTAAAAGCATCAAGATTTAGTCAATAAGTAACTTCATGTAACACATTACTAGACGGGGCGCCCTTTACATAAGGCTGCAGCGACTCTGATTGGCTCTTTGACCGGCCAATAAGTAACAGAGCTGGTGTGCTATGAGATAAGGAGTGCTCTTTCAGGGAAATGTCATGCTGAGCTCAAGGTTAGATGAGACAAAGTCATTATCATTCAGCAGacacctctttctcctctctcagctctcttTGCTGTTCCTCCCCAAACCTCCCTCGTTCTGCTGTTCCACGTTCCTCGATGTCTTCTCCCATTCCCACTGCCCGCAGCATAAACTCCACTCCAAATGTCTGCCAGCAACCACCTACTAACACACCCGCCCACCTCTCCAATCCAACACACACTTTTGTGGCATGCATGCACCCACACACATACTGTAAGGCatgcacacacatttttaaactaaCCTCCTGTGTCCCTGACTggctctctctcctgctctcatCCAGGGCCTTCTGTAACAGAGACTCGTCTCCTTGGCGACAGCACTGCTCCTGCAGGGGCAGCATCACATCATCACTTTACTAAAAATGAGCATAGATTTatatataaacacacaaaaacacaaacaagctgACTAAGTGAAAAGAGTTGTTCAGTATTGTCTAATTCTGACTAATACTGATCACTGTCTAATGATTTCGAAGAAGAAAGAGACTGAAGAATAAAGAGTATCTGTGCTGTTTTCATGAAGATTAAAgatgttgtctgacagtttacaaagatAAAATGCCCCAAGCATGAGGATTCTACTCATGGCTCTGGTCTTGACACAGGAGTGTGTGCAGTTGTGCGACAAAACCAtgaaacatgccagaaatccatccaaccagtcTGTACACCTACAACAAACGGTGCACAATCAGACCAAAAGTCAGCATGTCTTCCAGATGAGTTACGTGACTCAGTATTCATGTCTGAAGCGGATGTAATAAGCACAGTCTATACCTGGCTTTAGAGCGATGCTAATGTAAGGGTGTAGCTGATGTGACTGACTGGTGGGCTTGTTGGATCTATAGCTGCTGAAGGCCAGCTTCAGCTCCACCCCTTTTGACCCCTTTGGACCCTCAGTTGAAACTTACTAAAAGTTAGCTTGAGATGGCATTATCAATATGGCAACAGTCATTGTTAGGCTCCAAAACTTCATTTAAGAGACTAAGAGATGACAGAAATAAAACCCCctggatgctttttttttttttttttttttttttaaatcacctattttacattacattcttttatttcatttccattactttttaaaatctgttttcaattcaCCATTagagtttttaaattattgacCATGAGTGATTTACAAAACTAATACAAGGGTAGAACATCCAAgaggttgaatactttttatgggcaGTGTATTTCCATCTTTAATCACAGCCTATAAGGATCCTTGATCATTATCAGGATTATTGATTCCTACATATACTggacactgaaaataaaagattgagttcatttattttctttctgctttAGATTTCCTTCTTTAAATAGAGGGTTTGTTTTTGAAGGAGAAAAAGCAATATATGAGATATATATGATATGCTGATATGGTATACTGTCTCAATAAAAATGGACTTTAAAACAGCCTTGAACTTTAAGATTAAGTAGCAGATGAAGCAGAGGCTTTTCATTCAGAGTAAGCCAACTTAGGAAGGAAAACATTAAGATAATAGTAATTTGATGGACAAAGAGAAGCAACTTCAGTAAAGATGAGAGCGACgtcatcacattcacacaagGATACTCTTAAGAGGATTAATAAATGTGAGGGGTAAGATTGAAGTGTTTCTTTATGTTTGTACCTTCTCATTCTCCTTTTGGCTAAAGCTTAAGCAATCTCTAGGTCTTCACCCATCACTATGGTAACTGGGAGAGGAAAGGCTAGCTAAAAGAAGGTGGGCGAATGTTCACAATTTTTGTAACAAAATTTCCATTATCTGAATCATCAAGAGGCACCGAGATGTGTGGCTAGGATAAAGAGGAGGAGAATGTGCATGATGGGAGGGTATGCTGACGCACTACAGGAGGAAATCATCATAATAtcagtgtgtgattgtgtgtttgtgtcattgTACCTTCTgactctcctctctgctcatgGCTAAAGCCAGCTGGAGCTGCAGCTCCTCCTCCCCGCTGGTCTGAGGTCGAGCTTGCTCCAGGTCTGAGGCGGCACGGGGGGATGAGGATGAGGCTGCAGAGAAAACAGTGACAGAGGGATGTATGGTCAGACTGATGTAAGTTTCCTTGCCCGACACACAGAGCAAGGAGCAGAGCAAGTGTAGGGCTTATTTGAATATTTCCAGGCCTGCACTGCAGTATTGAT
Coding sequences within:
- the epn3b gene encoding epsin-3 gives rise to the protein MTTSALRRQVKNIVHNYSEAEIKVREATSNDPWGPSSSLMSEIADLTFNVVAFAEVMGMVWKRLNDSGKNWRHVYKALTLLDYLLKTGSERVAQQCRENAFTIQTLRDFQYVDRDGRDQGANVREKARQLVCLLRDEERLRQERSQALKTKERMAGGGSGGGGGGGGGVYGGIPPSYHPGRRTSQPSMAVLYGEEFSRSRGSPSSFNSSSSSPRAASDLEQARPQTSGEEELQLQLALAMSREESQKEQCCRQGDESLLQKALDESRRESQSGTQESAMLDLVDIFGPSSENKPPPRDPWNSTQPTCDITSDPWDSVAVHSSTPVIGSPWTAPPSSSTASNPWAPCANSHSDPWEAAPVSSSPVNHVWDSPTDRNGDVADPFVDQEEEKPKPEVPQVSSPQPASPTEAELFGVKMESDPFVEADSKPDPFGTDTPVKPLVNGRESSSPEMFDLSRLAPPLSAPPTRVCRTPEAFLGPTGASLVNLDALIPSNPPNKTHNNPFLSGLSAPSPTNPFHCDQPRLTLNQMRPHSTSPLPPHMLSYSPSLPLPLHHHPPILPSSLTQPPAGLLDIPSNLPQPLLPLSPRPAPRTQSQTHTHSHNPFL